Genomic DNA from Harpia harpyja isolate bHarHar1 chromosome 13, bHarHar1 primary haplotype, whole genome shotgun sequence:
CAGCGCCTGTGAGTCCTCATTCAACTTTTTTTGACACATTTGATCCTTCCTTGGTTTCcacagaagatgaagaagacAGGCTCAGAGAGAGACGTAGACTTAGTATTGAAGAAGGGGTTGATCCCCCTCCCAATGCCCAAATACATACTTTTGAAGCTACAGCACAGGTTAATCCATTATATAAATTGGGACCAAAGTTAGCCCCTGGTATGACTGAGCTGACTGGGGACAAAAACATAACACCTCCAGGGAACTGTGACTCTGAAGAGGACACAACGACGCTTTGTCTGCAGTCACGCAGGCAGAAGCAGCGTCAGATGTCTGGAGAGAGCCATGGCCATATCAGCAGGCAGGGGGCTTGGAAAGTGCATACTCAGATTGATTACATCCATTGCCTTGTGCCAGACTTACTTCAGATCACAGGTAACCCATGTTACTGGGGTGTGATGGACCGCTATGAAGCAGAAGCACTTCTGGAGGGTAAACCCGAAGGCACTTTTTTGCTCAGGGATTCTGCGCAAGAGGACTACCTCTTCTCTGTGAGCTTCCGTCGTTATAACAGATCGCTACATGCACGCATTGAGCAGTGGAATCACAACTTTAGTTTCGATGCCCATGATCCCTGTGTGTTTCACTCCTCCACTGTTACAGGGCTTCTGGAACACTACAAAGACCCTAGCTCTTGCATGTTCTTTGAACCGTTACTTACTGTATCTCTGAACAGGACTTTTCCCTTTAGTCTGCAGTATATCTGCCGGGCAGTAATCTGCAGGTGCACTACGTATGACGGAATTGATGACCTTCCTCTACCCTCAATGTTGCAAGACTTTCTAAAGGAGTATCACTATAAACAAAAAGTCAGGGTGCGATGGCTGGAGCGGGAACCtataaaaacaaagtaaatggAAATCAGAATAAGCTTCTAGAATATGTGTGTTACAGTTTAACTGCAGCGAGCGCACCAACAATGGCTAGCTTTTCTGCAATATCCTATTTAAGCTGAGTGTTAGTATCCTGTCAGATGCTGCCTGCTGTTAATCAAACTAAGTTGTGATGCCTCTTGGAAACAATAAGCAGACACAATTCTGCACGTTTTTCATTAAGgcctaatgaaaatatttttgctaatttctatatattttgtttcccttttataGCTGTAGTAATTGGATGAAGAAACTACGAGGCATTTTCCATGGGGCATTCATGTAATGCTAATAAAGAAAGGCATTATTAGAGGAGCGTTTTTGCtaatatttgaagtattttttaaaaattatcttcttgAAAACTTTCCAATACTCAAAGTACTAATTTAGTTCACAAACAAATTTCCAAATA
This window encodes:
- the SOCS5 gene encoding suppressor of cytokine signaling 5, which produces MDKVGKMWNSFKYRCQNLFSHEGGSQNENVVVNSSSCSSAKEKAIQINDLAQQQPSSPLRENLALQLGLSPSKNSARRNQNCVTEIPQIVEISIEKENDSCVTTGARLARRDSYSRHAPWGGKKKHSCSTKTQSSLDTEKRFGRTRSGLQRRERRYGVSSVHDMDAVSNRTVGSRSLRQRLQDTVGLCFPMRTYSKQSKPLFSNKRKIHLSELMLEKCPFPAGSDLAQKWHLIKQHTAPVSPHSTFFDTFDPSLVSTEDEEDRLRERRRLSIEEGVDPPPNAQIHTFEATAQVNPLYKLGPKLAPGMTELTGDKNITPPGNCDSEEDTTTLCLQSRRQKQRQMSGESHGHISRQGAWKVHTQIDYIHCLVPDLLQITGNPCYWGVMDRYEAEALLEGKPEGTFLLRDSAQEDYLFSVSFRRYNRSLHARIEQWNHNFSFDAHDPCVFHSSTVTGLLEHYKDPSSCMFFEPLLTVSLNRTFPFSLQYICRAVICRCTTYDGIDDLPLPSMLQDFLKEYHYKQKVRVRWLEREPIKTK